The DNA region CGTAAACTTCGTACAGAACAAAAATTAAGTCAGGAGGAACTTGCATTTGCATCAGAACTCCATTCCGCATATATCGGTAAAATAGAACGCGGTGAAAAATGTCCGACTGTAGAAACTTTATATAAAATCGCCAAGGGATTAAAACTTCCACTTTACAAACTCCTTGACTTTACATCCGAAACAACCACTGACGAAAATGTAGCGCTTTTCAGAATAAATGAAGCTCTCTGTGGATTAAATGACGATGAAAAACTTAAGGTTGCTCAAATAGTAGAACATATATCAGACCTTATAAAGCACAATGAGATAAATATGACTATAAATGAAACTAAGATTGATCAATAGCAAGTTTCCAATATGATTCACTTAAAAACTACTTTCTGCATGGTGATTTTATCGTTGCACAGGGTCATATCTCCGGTGACTGGGAGGTAACTTTCCCGTTAGAGTGATATTGCATAAACGCTTTTTACTTTTCTCCTCTTTTTTATTCCACACATTTCCGCCATAAATAGCCATTTAGAAACAAAACACCGCAAGATCCGAATTATAATTAACCGGATTTTGCGGTGCTTTTTTGTATTTTCGAATATAATTTCAGAGCCTTTGTTCTGTATGGACAAATAGGTTACTGATATTTACATATGCCAGGTATATTTACTCACTGAATATCCCTGAACGGACAATTTTATCAATTGCCGATACAGCTTCATCGTACGGTATTCTTTCTTCAAGAAGCTTTAATGTAAGTGTCTCATAATCCTCTCTGTAAATTTCCTCTTTAACTATCAATTCCAGTAAATCCGGAATATTAACACCAGGCTGTGCCGATGGACAAATATTAGTTTTCGCTCTTTCGCACCTGACTTCTTTAACTAATTCTTTTAAATCCTCAGTCAACGGAACAATCTCCAGTAATTTATAAACGTCATATAGATGGCGTGAATATTTCTTAATTCTTCCCTGCAGATAATAATCACATACAGCAAAAACCTTATCCGCTAATGTTCTGTCAAGCGACTGAACCTTCATATCAAATAAATCAAGATTATATGTTTCTATCAATTCAGGCGCTTCATCACTAAATGTATCACCAACATAACTATGAACCGGAAGCAAAACTGTCGGAAACGATATCTCTGCAAACGAAGTTTCCATTAATACAGCATTCTTAACTGCATCATCAGGTTCTTCCAGTACTGAGTTATATTCGAGAATGTACCTGTTATAACTTCTGCGGCTTCTCGTTTCATCAATATTCGGAATGCTAAGATCAAGATCCAGTGCAATTGATTTAATGGCTTGCTTCAGTTTTTTCATCTGCCCTTGTGAAAGTTTCCTGTCTATCGTAATATCAATATCTTCTGAAAATCGTTTAATTACTTTATGACACTTTGATAATGAAGTTCCACCTTTAAAAACTATATAATCCAGTCTGCTTGCCAGTCCCTTAAGAATCACTGTTACATAATAATCTTTTTCAACTGCTGACGGAAGAATTCTGTACCTGTCTGCCGCTAAATTGATCGCCTCATAAAACTCCTGTTTACTCTTATGTAGCCACGCCATTTAATAACCCTACCTCGTACATATTTTTATAGATTCTTTCCGGATAATATTTGAAATATGGTTTCAGCATATCAAATTCCAAATTCCTTGTTTTAAGATAGTAAAGTAAACGTTCAGTAAGCACCGGACCATCAACTTCAGAAACTTCAACTACTTCTCTCATAAGATCAAGGAACTGTAAAGCATAAACATTCTGCTCATTAACTTCTGTATATGGTCTTCTTACAATCACACGAAAATTTCCGAGTCTGGTATCCCTGTAGTCAGTCGTTGCTTTATTGGAACAGACCTCATACGTCATAGGTACCTGTGTTGTAAGTCCGAGTTTATTCGCAAACAGAATGCCGCTCAGATAACCGCATCTGTTTTCACCGTCCTGCAAATATTTCTTTTTTATCACTTCATCTACAGACAATGCGGACCCAGACTTAAATATAGATTTTTTTGGAATATAATATATACCCGTATCAAATCTCTTCACTCTTCCGTCTTCCGTTAGTTTCTTTAACTGCTGACGAACTGACACATCACTAATTTCCGGAACAGACAGTTCTGAAAGGAAAACCGGTTCGTTTTCCTGATAATTTTCTATGAGATATTCAAAAACATTATCTGCCTGTGACATTACCGACCCTCCTCTCCCTACTTTTAAGAAGCGTTATCTTTCTCATTTGTTATGATATCACTTTTTCAGAATAATGTCAAGAACAAATAAAACATTGTATAGATATTTCAGATGTGTTTTGTTCAAGAAGGAAATTACTGCAAATAACAGAATAACCGGTATACTGATTATAAGAATAACATCAACTTCATTTTCTCTATAAAGTATCGACTCAAACCGGACGCCTGAAAAGGTGTTCGGTTTTTTCTATTGCAGAGACCGCTCTGCAGGGGCGATCTCTACCGATTATTCTGTAAGTTAATGATAGTACATAAAATCATTCACTATCCTCGTAAAACCATCCTATAGTTAATAATTCAATATTGATTTTCATGGTATTATGTGTTACAATAGTATCGAAGAGGAATATATTATATATCAGGAGACAATTAATGAAAAATGACATTGAAAGAGGTCATGAAGAAATGTGCAAGATAATGGATGAAATTAGTGCCGAAAGAGAACGTCAGAGAGTTCTTCGTATAGCTATCAATCTTATTAACAGAGGAAAGGATACTGCACAGGAAATTGCAGACCTTACAGGACTAACAGTTGAAGAAATCAACCAGCTTTCAACACAACTGGCTTCTATAACCGCTTAATTTGTGTCTTTTAGCTGTATTCTAAAGTCAACATAACAAAATATTACCGGGAGTATTGACGAATGCTCCCGGTTTTTCTATTGCACCGCAGGCGCAGCCTTCGCTAAAGGCATACCGATACCATAAGATTATATACAGTTTTTTAAAAAACTTTAAAATTTATAGAATAAACGAGATATTTTCATAATTCAGACTTAAAACAGCAAATTTCAGCCTGAAATCCGCAAAAATCGGTTTGCGGTTCACGTGAACTTATGTTATAATCATATCATCACATAAAGAGTTTATGTGATGAATGAATAAGGTTGTTAGAACGTTTTTAAAGTTTGAATGACTTATTAAATTCAAAACAAAGGAGTCAGAAAAATGATAAAAACAATACCGGGTACAACACTTCAGTACTCAGAAAAAGTTAAAACGGAAGCTTTCTCACTCATTTCTCCTATACTTTCAGCTACAGGAGGATTAACCTTATCACAGCTTTCGAAACTTACCGGACTGGGCGGATCCACCATCCAGAACTGGATCAAGCGTGGATGGGTCGTAAACATTCCGGGCAAAAAATACTATGAGGTACAGGTAATACGTATCCTTCTCATCAACATGCTGCGCGGAACAATGCAGCTTGAAAACATTGCGGTTCTTATGAATTATATCAACGGTAAGGTTGAAGACACAAGCGATGATATAATTCCGGATATCGATCTCTACAATATATTCTGCACGATAATCTGTGAACTGGATGAGAAAAAGATATTTGAATCTGAACCTATTCGTGCGACGATCAAAGAAGTAATCAAACACAACGACAATTATGTCAAGGAGCAGGAAGAAATACTTGAAAACACGCTTTTCATTATGACTCTTGCATACCAGTCTTCCCTCATAAAGGCGCAGCTTGAAGCCGAGTACGAGCGACTGGATATAAAGAAATACAAGCTGTGAGGAACAGATAAAAACATCCTCCGGCAGGGAAAGAACAAAAGAGAGAAAAACATTTTTTATAGGAAAATAAAAGAGATATAAGAGAACAAAAGAAGAACACAAAATAAGAAAAACAAAAGCCAGAAGAACAAAAGAAAAAAGAAAAAGAAAAACAAAAGTCAAAATAAGAACAAAAGAAAAAAGCAAAACAAAAAAGTCAAAATAAGAACAAAAGAAACACAGAAAAGAAAATTTCAAAAAGAAAAAAACACAAAACGAGAACAAACAACGGTATTGAACGTGAAGAACAGAGGAAAAACCCGAATAACAACCGGAAGACAACAGCAAAACACAGGAAAAATCAGCTGATCATCCCCGTATTTCACAGATCTGAAAAGGATCTGTGATTTGATCAGCAGCCATTTAAAGGAGAGACCGGACATGAAAGAACAGACATATGTAAACATGAAGGAAGTAAACAAAAAATCAGGAAAGATCGCAGGCGGCATTATTGCCGCTGTGGCAGCTGTTATACTGGTTTCATCATCAGTTGCTATCGTTCCTGCAGGACATACAGGCGTTGTACTTACCTTAGGCAAGGTATCGAACAGTTCATATCAGGAAGGATTTCACCTGAAAGCTCCTTTAGTACAGTCAGTTGAAATGATGTCCAACAAGATCCAGGTCTATGAGGCAAATGCGACAGCAGTTTCAAAGGACCTGCAGTCAGTTGTAAGCAACATTGCAGTAAACTACAAGATCAGCAGCGACCAGAGTGCAAAGATCTACCAGACCATCGGACGCGATTATGAGAGCATTATTCTCATGCCTGCGGTACAGGAAAGCATGAAATCTGTAACAGCAAAGTACACAGCTGAGGAACTCATTACAGAACGTGCAGTAGTTGGCGAAGAGATCAAGACAACACTTGAACAGAAGGTAAAGGACTACGGTATCATAATCGAAAAGTTCAATATAGTAAACTTCGATTTTTCATCTGAGTTCAATGCTGCTATCGAAGCAAAGCAGGTTGCTGAACAGAATCTCCTTAAGACAAAGACAGAACAGCAGCAGGCTATTGTAATTGCTGAGGCAGAAGCAAAGAAAAAGACAATTGCAGCCGAAGCTGCAGCACAGGCAACACTTACCGAAGCAAACGCTCAGGCAGAAGCCAACAGGCTCCTCAACGAATCACTTACAGATCTTGTTATTAAAAATGAGCAGATTTCAAAGTGGAACGGCGAGCTTCCTAAGGTTGTATCAGATGCATCTGCACTTTTTGACATCGGCCTTTCAGACACCGGCGCAGCCGCTCCTCAGAACGGTCAGTAAGGTGACTTAAGACTCATGGCAGAAAAATGTTTTATAACCGGTGCAGGTTCGCACTACTCAGGCGATGATTTTACTCCGTCTGCAGATGATCTTGTTATCGCTGCTGACGGAGGATATATCTTCAACAGCCTGCAGAAGATAAAGACAGATATACTTATCGGAGACTTCGATTCTCTGGGAGAACAGAACACAAACTATACAGGAGAAGTTATAAA from Ruminococcus sp. HUN007 includes:
- a CDS encoding helix-turn-helix transcriptional regulator, whose amino-acid sequence is MKENNGTISNIIGDRIRKLRTEQKLSQEELAFASELHSAYIGKIERGEKCPTVETLYKIAKGLKLPLYKLLDFTSETTTDENVALFRINEALCGLNDDEKLKVAQIVEHISDLIKHNEINMTINETKIDQ
- a CDS encoding nucleotidyl transferase AbiEii/AbiGii toxin family protein, coding for MAWLHKSKQEFYEAINLAADRYRILPSAVEKDYYVTVILKGLASRLDYIVFKGGTSLSKCHKVIKRFSEDIDITIDRKLSQGQMKKLKQAIKSIALDLDLSIPNIDETRSRRSYNRYILEYNSVLEEPDDAVKNAVLMETSFAEISFPTVLLPVHSYVGDTFSDEAPELIETYNLDLFDMKVQSLDRTLADKVFAVCDYYLQGRIKKYSRHLYDVYKLLEIVPLTEDLKELVKEVRCERAKTNICPSAQPGVNIPDLLELIVKEEIYREDYETLTLKLLEERIPYDEAVSAIDKIVRSGIFSE
- a CDS encoding DUF6088 family protein, which gives rise to MSQADNVFEYLIENYQENEPVFLSELSVPEISDVSVRQQLKKLTEDGRVKRFDTGIYYIPKKSIFKSGSALSVDEVIKKKYLQDGENRCGYLSGILFANKLGLTTQVPMTYEVCSNKATTDYRDTRLGNFRVIVRRPYTEVNEQNVYALQFLDLMREVVEVSEVDGPVLTERLLYYLKTRNLEFDMLKPYFKYYPERIYKNMYEVGLLNGVAT
- a CDS encoding DUF1836 domain-containing protein, with the translated sequence MIKTIPGTTLQYSEKVKTEAFSLISPILSATGGLTLSQLSKLTGLGGSTIQNWIKRGWVVNIPGKKYYEVQVIRILLINMLRGTMQLENIAVLMNYINGKVEDTSDDIIPDIDLYNIFCTIICELDEKKIFESEPIRATIKEVIKHNDNYVKEQEEILENTLFIMTLAYQSSLIKAQLEAEYERLDIKKYKL
- a CDS encoding prohibitin family protein, with protein sequence MKEQTYVNMKEVNKKSGKIAGGIIAAVAAVILVSSSVAIVPAGHTGVVLTLGKVSNSSYQEGFHLKAPLVQSVEMMSNKIQVYEANATAVSKDLQSVVSNIAVNYKISSDQSAKIYQTIGRDYESIILMPAVQESMKSVTAKYTAEELITERAVVGEEIKTTLEQKVKDYGIIIEKFNIVNFDFSSEFNAAIEAKQVAEQNLLKTKTEQQQAIVIAEAEAKKKTIAAEAAAQATLTEANAQAEANRLLNESLTDLVIKNEQISKWNGELPKVVSDASALFDIGLSDTGAAAPQNGQ